From Deltaproteobacteria bacterium, a single genomic window includes:
- a CDS encoding class I SAM-dependent methyltransferase, which yields MNPREYAVMYEAEERFWWYVGMRRVWLGLFERLPRPPRDLDILDAGCGTGINLTWLDRFGRVTGLDISEDALRFCAMRRGSDERLIAGSITALPFADASFDRVTAFDSVCQVDDDRAALAEIHRVLHPGGFVFLNLPAFEGLRSEHDAAVHLRRRYTRTELRAKLIEAGFARPVVTYANTVLFPAAAAVRFARRGHAHDPASARSDLRPLPAMLNAALTAVLSVEALLLRSMSFPFGLSLVAYAAKADAA from the coding sequence GTGAACCCGCGCGAATACGCCGTCATGTACGAGGCCGAGGAGCGGTTCTGGTGGTACGTCGGCATGCGCCGCGTCTGGCTCGGCCTCTTCGAGCGTCTGCCGCGCCCGCCGCGCGATCTCGACATCCTCGACGCGGGATGCGGCACCGGCATCAACCTGACGTGGCTCGATCGCTTCGGCCGCGTCACCGGCCTCGACATCTCGGAAGACGCGCTGCGCTTTTGCGCCATGCGGCGCGGATCGGATGAACGGCTCATCGCCGGATCGATCACTGCGCTGCCCTTCGCCGACGCGTCGTTTGATCGGGTCACGGCGTTCGACAGCGTATGCCAGGTGGACGACGACCGCGCCGCGCTCGCCGAAATCCATCGCGTGCTGCACCCCGGCGGCTTCGTCTTTCTGAACCTGCCCGCGTTCGAAGGACTTCGCAGCGAGCACGACGCCGCGGTGCACCTGCGTCGGCGCTACACGCGAACGGAGCTTCGCGCGAAGCTGATCGAGGCGGGCTTTGCGCGGCCCGTCGTCACCTACGCCAACACGGTGCTCTTCCCCGCCGCCGCCGCCGTGCGTTTCGCGCGACGCGGCCACGCGCACGATCCCGCGAGCGCGCGGTCGGACCTGCGCCCTCTCCCTGCGATGCTCAACGCGGCACTCACGGCGGTTCTGTCCGTCGAGGCTCTGCTGCTGCGGTCGATGTCGTTTCCCTTCGGCCTGTCGCTCGTGGCGTACGCGGCGAAGGCGGACGCGGCGTGA
- the mtnA gene encoding S-methyl-5-thioribose-1-phosphate isomerase, which yields MTVRTIEWKDGAVLMIDQRVLPHVVRDVRCETPEDVAEAIRDMAIRGAPAIGIAAAYGLALAAIQGPDDLTAARAFFDEKAKFLGATRPTAVNLFWAIGEMKRGFDAAAPRGIAAVRAELLTLAKRIHDDDVASCRAMGRHGAVYVPDGARILTHCNAGALATGGYGTALGVIRAAVDAGKRVSVLADETRPWLQGARLTAYELAADGIDVTLICDNMAGALMSRGEIDLVVVGADRIARNGDTANKIGTYTVAVLAREHGIPFYVAAPLSTIDRAIPDGTHIRIEERPASEVTTLGGKVSIAPEGIAVRNPAFDVTPARLITAIFTEVGVASPPNEETIGALFAKREGR from the coding sequence ATGACCGTGCGGACGATCGAGTGGAAGGACGGCGCCGTGCTGATGATCGACCAGCGCGTGCTGCCGCACGTGGTGCGCGACGTGCGTTGCGAGACGCCGGAAGACGTCGCCGAGGCGATCCGCGACATGGCGATCCGCGGCGCGCCCGCCATCGGCATCGCCGCGGCCTACGGCCTCGCCCTCGCGGCGATCCAGGGGCCGGACGACCTCACTGCCGCCCGCGCATTCTTCGACGAAAAGGCGAAGTTCCTCGGTGCGACAAGGCCCACCGCCGTCAACCTCTTCTGGGCGATCGGCGAGATGAAACGCGGCTTCGACGCCGCCGCGCCGCGCGGCATCGCCGCCGTGCGCGCCGAATTGCTCACTCTCGCGAAACGCATTCACGACGACGACGTGGCTTCGTGCCGCGCGATGGGCCGCCATGGCGCGGTGTATGTGCCCGACGGCGCGCGCATTCTCACGCACTGCAACGCCGGGGCGCTCGCCACCGGCGGCTACGGCACGGCGCTCGGCGTGATCCGCGCGGCGGTGGACGCCGGCAAGCGCGTGAGCGTGCTCGCCGACGAAACGCGCCCGTGGTTGCAGGGCGCTCGGCTCACCGCGTACGAACTCGCGGCGGACGGCATCGACGTGACGCTCATCTGCGACAACATGGCCGGCGCGCTCATGTCGCGCGGCGAGATCGACCTCGTGGTCGTGGGCGCGGATCGCATCGCGCGAAACGGCGACACGGCCAACAAGATCGGCACCTACACCGTCGCCGTGCTCGCGCGCGAGCACGGAATCCCCTTCTACGTCGCCGCACCGCTGTCCACGATCGATCGGGCGATTCCCGACGGAACGCACATCCGCATCGAGGAGCGCCCGGCGAGCGAGGTGACGACGCTCGGCGGCAAGGTGTCGATCGCGCCCGAGGGCATCGCCGTGCGCAATCCCGCGTTCGACGTCACCCCGGCGCGCCTCATCACCGCGATCTTCACCGAGGTGGGCGTGGCATCGCCGCCGAATGAAGAGACGATCGGGGCGCTGTTTGCGAAACGCGAAGGGCGCTGA